The Streptococcus oralis region TTTGACATTTTAGGGCGTACGAAACCTTTGAATACAGGCTTCTTTCTATCTAAATGTTTTTGCAGATACTTTTTTTGTACAAATTTGTATTACGAGTGTGTAACTGATAGACAAACACTAAAATATATGATAAACTAAAGTAGGAAAAAATTTAAAAGGAGAATCCTTATGTCATCAATTAGTTTGACTCCAGAACAGTTACAATCTCAGGCGGCTATTTATCTTAGCGCTAAAGATCAAATTGAACAAGCGGTACAAACCGTTAATCGCACAAATGGAGAAATGGCATCACAATGGAAAGGGCAAGCATTTAATGCTTACCTTGAGCAATACAACCAGTTGTATACACATGTTCAAAAATTCGAGGAGCTTCTAGTGAGCATCAACCAACAATTGAACAACTATGCTCAAACAGTAGCTGAACGTGACCAACAAGATGCACAAAGCTTTGGTTTGTAGTTAATTTTGAGGAGCGTCAGGGAAACTTGACGCTTATTTTTATACCATGATGAAGAAAATTAAAAAGTACCTATTAATTCTTTGTATCGTATTTCCTGTGCTAGTTTATGCAGACGATGGTAGCTTAAAACTTGATACAGATATCATTACAAATAGTACACAGGACACGGTCAAAAATAGGATAGAATCCAAATATGCTCCAAATTTATTTTTAAATCGTACCCAAAAGGTTGTGGACCAGAGAACTCAAACAACAAAAGAACTTTTACAGGGGGCAGAGCAGACTATATTTACCGATAGTGAAAATCATTCTATTTATCGTTTAGAAACTACTGGCGTTAAAACATCATTGTTTAATCAATACACTGTAGAGGAGAAACCCTCTTTTAAACAAAGTGACTATTCAATTTTTAAGGATTGGATGGGAAGTGTATTGACAAGTTTTTTCTTGTTGTTTATGGTTTTTTTGGGTATCTATTTAGGAAGGAAATGGCATGGATTACGGAAAAATAAAGTTAACTCTAGAGTATAGAACAAAACAAATAGATATTCGAGTTTCAAAATCCCTTACTTGGTTAAGATTAGAAGAATTATTAAAAGATACCAAAGTTAGAGAACAGTTGAATTTACCCCTAAATAGTTCGTTTTGTTTCAAAGTTAGAAATAAACAAATTCATATCGAAACAACGGATATCTTGGCTGCTTATCCAGTTAGTGATGGGGATTATATAGAGATTAAAGA contains the following coding sequences:
- a CDS encoding WXG100 family type VII secretion target, producing MSSISLTPEQLQSQAAIYLSAKDQIEQAVQTVNRTNGEMASQWKGQAFNAYLEQYNQLYTHVQKFEELLVSINQQLNNYAQTVAERDQQDAQSFGL
- a CDS encoding type VII secretion protein EssA; this translates as MKKIKKYLLILCIVFPVLVYADDGSLKLDTDIITNSTQDTVKNRIESKYAPNLFLNRTQKVVDQRTQTTKELLQGAEQTIFTDSENHSIYRLETTGVKTSLFNQYTVEEKPSFKQSDYSIFKDWMGSVLTSFFLLFMVFLGIYLGRKWHGLRKNKVNSRV